CTATGCAGCAAATCTACTTGGTAAGCATATGCTACACATTATCTCATGTCAGGCTTCAATAAAATGTACATACATACTGAAGACCATTACAAAGGTCTTGTTAAGGGtagaataaaaagaaggaaagaagagaacaGTCTACTAACTTGAGGGAACTGAAGTATTCTCAgagctacaaagtgcttaaaATTTGGAGGTATAAAGTGAGATTTAAGAAAATCAagcaaaatgcaatttttattaaaataatgcacTATCTTCCTTAGCAAGCTGCGACGTCCATACACAAGTGCATTATCCCTTGTGAAATTACCATGGTACTGTAAATAAGCTTTTTGCAAGTATAGACAATGCATTTTATTTAAACAATGCATTTCGTATTCAAAATTCATATATGCCAGAGCAAACTATAGAATGACAACTATGTACGAGAtagtaaaaaaaagaaagaaaaaaaataaaattagttgCTAATAGCAGAATACTCACTCACTGAATCCTTCATACACTGTTCCCCAAGAACCGCTTCCTAGAAAAGTGCCTTTGGTCCACGACCTAATGTTTCGTCCGAACCTGCCATTAGGTGAAATAATGTCGTGAAATCCAATTTCCAAGTCTTCTTGTTCAACTCCAGAAGACGATGTTGTGTTGCCAATATTGTAGGTACTATCTTTGGGAGCAAAAGAACTAATCAGATCCCAAGTTGATCCTGAATTATCAAGAACAGGGCGGGACAACGAAGGTGGCGGAGGAGCGAGAAGAGGTGCCCGAACACCCTtagttcctcctcctcctccacctaCTATTACTGCTACAGAAGCAGAACCAGGAGCAATAAcagtagaagaagaacaaatcaCATCATCAGTAACCCTAACCCTAGCTTGAAATTCACTATTAACTACATCATCAACAACCACATCAACCTTATTTATTTCCAATTGGGCATCAATACTATTACTACTACTAATTCTATTACTTACAAGAGAATTATTACGATAGAAATGAGAATTCGAACTAGAAAGAAGATCAGATGAAGAATTAGCTTCACTCTCCTTCCAATCGCTAGGAGAAATTGCAAAATCCTCAGGACCAGAAAGCCCTAAACTCAAACAAATCCTATCAATTTCACCAGCATGAAGAATATCAAGTGAATGAGTTTTTAGAatagaataatcttcttcttccagtaaggaagaagaaaatgttgTAGAAGCATCTCTTCCTCTTTCAACgtcatactcatcatcatcattactatgTTTTTCTTTACTATAGTTTTCTACAATTGTTCGATCTAGTCTTGGCCTTGCTTTTCTCTGTtgcctctgctgctgctgtttccgatccattttgtttctagataaatgatttatatcttcttcttctggtaaggaAAGAGGTGTACGAACACCCTTAATTTCCACCACTTTTTGTTCGTCTTCATTAGATTTCACTTCTTCAGGAGCAGCAATTTCCTCATTGTTATCATCTGAATGACAATAACCAAAAAGAGACATGAAATCATTCAgaaaaaaattccaattctaAAGTAGAGAATCCAAAGGTAATCAGGTGGTAGAGGTTGCCACCTGCTGAGTCCAACTCCAAGGACTGGATGCTTTTTTGGATGTCGCCTACGGAATCTGGTAACAATTAAAACTTGCATAATCAATCAGCCTTAAATGAGAGAAGAGAAACATTTCAAATTAAAAAGACGGAATTAGAAACCCCCAAATCTGGATAACAAGCAAAAGAATCGGCTGAAAACAAGGAATTGAACAGGGAAAAACATAGATAGTGGTATCTTCTTACTCATCGTTGTTCAGAAATTCTTCTCTCTGCTTTCGCGATGAGGAAATATAGCGTGGTGGTGGAGCTCTGTAATATACCAATAGCGTGGAGGTGGTTACTGTTAGAGTCTTGTACTCTTGTAGATATTTTCCTTCAGAACAATGGTAGAGATTGGGACAGCCAGTGTTGTTCCTTTTTTGCTAGTTTGATAAAGGGTGTTCTAGGAAGTAAGAAAAAAATATAGTATTGTAGTGAAATAgagaaagatgagaagaagaCTCAAAGTAGAGGGGAGAAAGAAGGTAAAATCTCTAGATGTAAACGAAGCCTCAATGTATAGGGGTTAGACACAAGGATATCATGGTAATAAACGAgacttaaaaaggaaaaaaaataataataatatgagcgtccaactcaaaaccaattgacaatcacTGAAGTGGCTTTAAAGATCATAAATTGTAGGATCTTAGATAACTCaaataatgtgggactaataataataatcttaACACgctccctcacgtgtagcctcattGGGTCTAACAAGTGGATCCCCACTCACGTGCaacctcgttgggtctaacacgtggacaataaatcgggtgacgcggagtaaaggtgcggtcaaatgactcggCACAAATAACCTGCTCTAATACCACTGATAACCACTGTGTCTAAGCaaattgcctcgttaaaatctTGTCAAGAAATCCCGACGATACCTGatcgaataaaaaaaaatacaattgtaCACTTAGAACATAGTCGTACatgcatatgttgcctcattaaaacgtTGACAAGGAAAATCTAATGGGACAAAagcttgacgaaggaaaaagagtacaacgagATAGTCAAGTAAAATACCTTTTATTATGAAGctccccctgataagtacttCGGTTAAATCTTGATTTGCAAATCTTAAGTCGAGACTTCCCAATTTCGATGAACCAAACTTCTTGAGTGCAGAAGATTGTTGTCCTATCATGAAAAAAATTgctagttgatgaagtcttcttttatGTTAATCTCTAACAGTAATGTTCTCGAGTCTTCATGCTTTTTGAGATATATTAAGGACTTATGTCATGGATTGTTAGCTTCTCGGAAATGATTTGTAAaagtagttgatgtagttttttcaACATAGTGCCAAGATACGAATATATTATCATACGTGAACAAAAAACGTATTTGTAACTAAACCTTATGTGGTTTAGTAGAACATCCAAATTCCTAGGGAATGGTTATGTTGATTTTGTCTAATCAAATGTGGACATCCACAAAATAACCAAAttatacaactcccccttggatgaccacatGTTGAATAAAATTGCTTCACCAAAACATCGACAGTATAATCCAAAGGGAAAATTTGGATGAAGGAAAAACAACACAACATCAACATTTTGAATGAAAATTCAACGTGAACGAGATGTTTCCTctttaaaaccttgtcaggaaagtCAGAcgagacaaaacctaatacagaGGTAAAAAAGTACTACTTTTGATGAtttatggatgctaactcaactatatgagtattaTAGAAAACAAGTACCAAAATCATAactctagtctatttatagacaAGTTTTAAGCAAGCATAATATTTAAACTGCAtatttaaaaaagaaagaaaaaaaatgcagcTAAAACGTGGATTTTGATGTTTTTAAGTACTCCTAAAGCGACCTATaaagttgatatcatcaactaattagtCCGTATTTTTGGATTGGTACCAAATTGCTAATGGCACATAAAGGATTGTTAACATGACATAATCAAGTCAGGTTTCTACctgaatataatttgaatcctccAAGGATTACAAATTCGAATATGTTACCCTGCCACATTTCTTCCGTGAATGCAATATGAATCCTTTAAGGACTACCGCGCCAAACGCATCATATATGGTGAAGTATTATTGAACCAATCTTAAGGCTTGAGAAATAAAAAACCCTCGAATCATTTCAAAACAATCATATTTCTCGTAAAACGCATTATGACTATACCAACCTGTAATTAGTAGGCTTGGCAATCTTAAAGTGTTAAGTCTTGGATCCAGAATTGCATCAATCGGGAGATTAATCCAAGCTAATTTGGATTATATATTAACCAATACATATGTCAATATTCTCTGCAAAAGGGTTAACAACCATCGTTTTTTATTTCTAGTAGCTAATGTGAATAATCGATAATCATATTAGCTTGCTATGATGCCACATAATTCTCAAATGTATGGATATTTTGAATAATTCAATCAGTTACTGATACCGGCCCGCGGGAATTATAATATCATAATCTTGTAGTGAGAAAATattatatttgggaatatgtaTCTTTTTTTAACATACTCTATCAGAGCACCATCTGTAGCATGTACTAAAGCGCTACATGCTTGCTAGAAGTGATTGGATTTGCTTTTTTAAGCGACATAATCTTATGGAAAAGCTAAATGAGATATTTTGACACCTATTATTTAAAAGAAGCCTTTATCGACTTCATAATGATGTGAGAGAAATTAATATAacattttaagttaattaacacCGGCTTATGATAGTGTATATAGTCTCCCCTTGATTATGGCGGGAATTTTTATCTCATATATGAAATCAAGTTTCGCAAAGTATTATCCTATTAATTCGAGGACATATACTCACAATAATTTATGAGTGATAACAATACCAGGTTGGAAAGTAGATAATGACTCCAATAGCCATAATAAATTGTCCTAAAATTGTAATCTACTTGAAATACAAACTCAACACTAAATATGAATTTTATTTGTTACAgccaaaagcatataaaatatgCAAATAAATTTCAAATAATTGCATGACCACTAAAGCCAACAAGATAATGACTTAGAATGGGATTATGGACACTTTCTTTTTCAAAAGAAATTAAATCCAATATCAATTTAGTCGCTACAAGGACTAATGATATATAGGCTAATAAGCTGGGTACGCACTCATTGATATGTTATGTCCTAAAGTACTCCAATTACGacgagaaaaaaatgaaaatatctcAATATCCCATAGGAATGCAGCAATTTGTTGTTTCAATGTCATCGGTGTTTGCAATTGAGAATGTTGTAATAATGGTATTTTATCCTTTTAGGATCGATATGGAAAAAATAAATCTAGTTGGCTTATATGTTTCtttttaagaaaaatataaaGCAAATCATCATCGTTATTGTTTGTAGAGAAATATCCACTTAGTGATTGATGAACAGTTTCTTTAAAAGAATAGAAACTAGCGATTTATTATTAGGTAAAACCATATTTATCGATAAAGGTTTATTGTACCTGCGTCATTCTTTTAGAATCAACGAAAAATGTCAAGCCAtattagataaaaaaaaatataattatgtGAATGCCAATTTTTACACCTCATATTGCATAATcgatatataaaatcaataccaattaatttaaattatataCCAAAATCATATCAACGACATGGAAAAACAATGTTGTTTTAGTCATTATACATGGAATCCATTTTATGGTTACGAatggtttcttgtaaaacaaatagaAACCGAATATAAAAATCACGTGATCTTCATCTAATGGACGAAGATACCAAACTTAATTGGTATTAGGTTTTGCAACCATGCACGTAATTAATTACTGTAAAGATATTAAACTGCGATAGTAGTACACTAATTTTTGATTATAGTTCTATTGGGGGAATAGAAACTATAAACCATCTTTCGATGGATTTTGTCTTCTTTTTATGATAAGAgttagagaagaaaagaaaacaatctTACTCAGAAAAATTGATCAcccaaataataaaattttatgtTCTGTAAATAAACATTTAAAATAAACCATTAGCGATAAACTAACAATTATTTCCTTCGTCCCATAATAAGTGACGTAGTTGAAGTTTGCATAACTCATAAGGCAAAGAGGGGAGAAgagtatttttaagtatttttttacaaTTAAATCCTGATATGATAATTGGTAAAATTTATTCGTGAACCTTATATAATTCGAAAGCATTTTATAACACCTATGTAACGAACAGAagtatgactatcaaattatacatatttcttgtaataataattatcaattaaaatggtagttttcgaaatatcaacttgttgaatgatacatatcacataTTAGTGATACAAAATTTAAAAAATGAATAGGTCATCTATTGTGGGACGAAGGGAGTACATATTTATTGTGTAAAGATTCAAGTTGTCATTTTCTTATGCATTCTTGGACAGGAAAAGGGTAGATATACCTTAGGACGATTCTTATGGGGGCGACAAACCCAAACATATGCCATGCTAGGTGGCTTGGTAAACTGGTTGCGCCATTATGGTAACAAGGTTAAACGATGGAGTctctattggatggtgataagtgcataattcatatgattctagtacccattccatacttgttttagctattattcttgcatgtattcgtgtCATTACtattattttctattattttcctctaataggtgaatcatccaaaaatgagctacaaagtgctgaaaatatctaaggagagaagtattccaagtatccaagtgcccaagtccaagagaagtggaagaagtgcggcgaaaaggagcaaaacgctcaaaatcaagagacgggacaaagaccaagctTAACTCGTTCAAACTGagaatttctcatcaccatcttgaagataattgaaaaataaaaataatgcaaaaagaatgaggtcattccgagttcgtacgaagaagttgtggccaaaacaagctttttatcgaataccgaagataataaagtatgcaaacgattacgcatactttaattccgaaaatttctgctggtacgcatacttagcaagtaggaaaacgtgtattcataccttggaaggcctaaggtcacgtttggggtcgttatttcatatttttgggtcgggttcttgaaccgaactagatatttgatggccaagcaatgtaaacctataaaaataggtattaTGCCTTTCACATATGAATCGATCATCTCATATCATaatctagggtttacccctttagggggaaaccaccattattcatcttctttgtaatagtagctaaatcctttgttgattaaggatgaattcaacgttctaagcgtgaagctttattattaatacaatctattgagagtttttatcatcatcgtttgtattTATCATATCTtgggtttatgaatgattcttagattgatttgggatgcatactagattagtctattgattgttccatcgctagtagaagttatgagataagtaatcgtcgattaactctctacacaagtagaaatcacgagaccttacagaggtaTTCtttggagcaatcgtgtgtgaagataacaccagcaagtaaaccttgatctaagagtttaactactgggatcaacctaaattcacaaagcttaaggtgttcgattggattacaccttgagtgatctactacttggtggttcattggataaaatctggtagtcgagaacttccgtatccagtgattgaaggaattttggggataacactgatctagctgttattctacggttggtgatgaatgattcttacgaacgatagataagtatattaatcatgttaacgcttggtaacggcgaatgattccttgatcatctattttctttattattgtctttatattcaTTTTACAACCAATCCccattgttatttactttattttgctgatcaaataacctatcaattgttagatattttcaatattgtttgccGCTAGCAGAGTCCGAGACAACATCTCGTggaaattttttctggttttgaattttgaaaacctATTTTGGTTTCCAGAAATTTCTAACGACACGTCTCTTCCCTTAGGGTTTTCTTCCCAAGAGAACCATTAATGGATGCCCGTTGAAAGCGTCTGTTGGAGATGAAACGACACCTCCAAAAGGTATGAATTCCTCTTTAAATAGTGAGGCTTTCTCCCATATCAATCATCAAAAActctttctctctaagcatctGCAGAATCAATtacagtgtgttcttggttgggtcaagggagtacaaccTTTGAATCCAACTACGTTGTTAGggtttcattgtatcctgacagCAATATTTGGCTGAccgattgtactcgccaatttATTGGGAAGGGTCGgaataattgctgaaaagaatcgcaaggccttgaaGCTCCAGTGATACACCATTCTTTTCGTCCTTTGTTTTCATCCTTACCCTGATTTTTCCAACAGTTTTCAGCAATTAAATTTCAataatggagggtgaatcttcaaaTTCGAATGTTACTGatcaatctctgcaagtgatgaaccaaaccctaactcgattggaacgttttgatggtgataattttactcgttggcaagagactgtgaagtttttcctgatcaccatcaagttgtggtacatcCTTGATAATGGTTTGGATGAAATTCCTGCACCATCAGAAAAAGACACTGATGATTTGAAGGCCAAAAGGAAGaagcgtcaggaagatgattttaTGTGTCGTTGTCATATTTTGAATGCCATGGGGACTAGTGCCTATAATTCCCATCGAAGTATTGCGACTGCAAAGGAATTATGGACTAAGCTTgagaacaaatacaagatttctgaagcaagcaacaagaaattcctgatttccAACTTCATGGACATTaaaatggttgacagtaagtcaataTTTTCCCAGGTCAGTGAATTTTTACTCattgttaatcatcttaaggatgctggatTTGAACTTCTGCCTGCCTTTATTGTCGGAGTCATTATTGTTCGTCTTCCTCCATCTTGGAAtagttataagaagaaacttatgCATGCCGAAACTGACTATGATTTAGAAGGTCTACAGCGTCATCTTCGTATTGAAGAAGACTCTCGTAAACGAGAAATTAAGGATAGTCAGCAAActgaaaaccattctaaggtTAATTCTGTAGACGctttgaaacctaagaatgatactcagtttaagaagcaacatcccaacaagaagaagaaaggagattGATACTTCTGTAAGAAACCCGACAATTTTGCTCGTGAttgtcgtctcaaaaagaaacaacaaggacAGAAAAATGAGGTAAATATGGTCGAAGACAAACTTGTTATTGTAGTGCAAGCCGCCAATGCCGTTTCTAATAATGAGagtggatggtggtacgacaatggtTCAACTGTCCACATCTGTAAAGATAGACatctttacaagacatatgaACCAGTTATTGGTGAAGGAAATGAAGTTGTCTCAGCAAACAACTTACACATCAAAGTGATTTGCaaaggcactgttgaactctcgtttacttcgggaaagactgttACTCTTACTAATGTGTTACATGTCCCTGACATTGTGAAAAACCTTGTTTCTGGAGACCTTGTTATGAAGGCCGGATTCAAGACGACTTATGAGTCTAGTAATTTTGTCTTGTCCAAAAATGGTGtatttgttggacaaggatatgcttgtaatgggatgattaatcttaatttaataaataatggttcttcttatattgttgactctgttGATTTATGGTACGGTAGATTAAgacatgtgaattatggttctcttagaaacatgaaaagattaggattaatttatgattGCAACTTTGATAATGtttctaaatgtgaaatatgtgtgcaagcaaagataCATAGAATATCCTTTAAATATGTAGTAAGAAACTCTACCttgcttgaattagtacatagtgatgttgGTGAACTCAAAAATCACATGGCTCGTGGTGGAAACAAATACTatgttacttttattgatgattatactaggtatgcttatacttacttgatgaaatccaaggatgatgtctttgacATGTTTAAAATATacaaagcagaagtagagacacaattaggacagaaaattaagattttacgttctgatcgtgatggtgagtattttcctaatgaatttgtaggatcagaatctcgcaacaacgacatgcttgcgaaattactatCAATACATCATGAATACatcgcagtatgatttcagaaatgacataacagatgacatcatcttaaacgtgagaaaagtatgatgatcgtgcggaatttaggatgtttgcgaagttaacatttgtaagtttgcgaaaataccgcaagccagatccgaaattaggggaaatgttagttgtaccccaccatatatgagctgtcatccattatgtaaatacctatataaagagaaaggaaagagagagaaaggaggataatcaaaaaagaaaaaggagagagacactttagggggaagaaacactttgtagagagacacgttttgtagagagagaaagggaggtcaaccttctcttttgtattcatcttcttccccaaaaactagatctagagagctccaaatactcattaatggagtctcaattgtaatccatatgtaattacaaacaatcatagtgaagatccctaaccccgtggatgtagatcacattgatcgaaccacgtaaatcttgtgtcttattttctattttcattatctttatctttattttcatatcaattaagtttagatctagaaatcatagtcatgataatacaaggggtgttttgtaggatttcctgcaactacattttggcgctagaaacagggaggagtaaaggatttatccctcctgtagcttgttggttcaagaaattttcatgaagattagctactgttcatatttttctagatctacaaagtttaggttcaaaaatggaaattttatggaagaaatcacactttcagggagtaaacatcatcaacaattcaaagacatgaaaagagggagagaaaaaaattagttgttgtggtgaaatttaaggaaaaaatggaagttccaGTGGAAGATtgtcatgttcaggagaagaaaca
This DNA window, taken from Papaver somniferum cultivar HN1 chromosome 3, ASM357369v1, whole genome shotgun sequence, encodes the following:
- the LOC113356278 gene encoding mitogen-activated protein kinase kinase kinase 1-like — protein: MNSVGDIQKSIQSLELDSADDNNEEIAAPEEVKSNEDEQKVVEIKGVRTPLSLPEEEDINHLSRNKMDRKQQQQRQQRKARPRLDRTIVENYSKEKHSNDDDEYDVERGRDASTTFSSSLLEEEDYSILKTHSLDILHAGEIDRICLSLGLSGPEDFAISPSDWKESEANSSSDLLSSSNSHFYRNNSLVSNRISSSNSIDAQLEINKVDVVVDDVVNSEFQARVRVTDDVICSSSTVIAPGSASVAVIVGGGGGGTKGVRAPLLAPPPPSLSRPVLDNSGSTWDLISSFAPKDSTYNIGNTTSSSGVEQEDLEIGFHDIISPNGRFGRNIRSWTKGTFLGSGSWGTVYEGFSDDGLFFAVKEVSLLDQGNQGKKSVYQLEQEIALLSNFEHENIVQYLGTDKAEGKLYIFLELVTKGSLAQLYQKYDLRDSQVSSYTRQILHGLKYLHDRDVVHRDIKCANILVDANGSVKLADFGLAKTTKLNDVKSSKGTAFWMAPEVVNRKNTGYGLPADIWSLGCTVLEMLTHQLPYAPLEWMQATYRIGKGEPPSVPNNLSEDARSFILKCLQVKPEDRPTAAMLLDHPFVNRSLAASSISNSPFQSSWR
- the LOC113359491 gene encoding uncharacterized protein LOC113359491; protein product: MVDSKSIFSQVSEFLLIVNHLKDAGFELLPAFIVGVIIVRLPPSWNSYKKKLMHAETDYDLEGLQRHLRIEEDSRKREIKDSQQTENHSKKQQGQKNEVNMVEDKLVIVVQAANAVSNNESGWWYDNGSTVHICKDRHLYKTYEPVIGEGNEVVSANNLHIKVICKGTVELSFTSGKTVTLTNVLHVPDIVKNLVSGDLVMKAGFKTTYESSNFVLSKNGKFDQIMLHLKASMSSLEAFNEQLSAENNMPPVRFYDHSPIQKGETWSGNNVVSEGVGFEECIDEVIQAMTQHQQGLHQHIQKME